The following are from one region of the Desulfofundulus luciae genome:
- the upp gene encoding uracil phosphoribosyltransferase, whose amino-acid sequence MSSVILVRHPLVSDRLRTLRDRETDTELFRRALRELGLILAIEATRHLPTRETAVVTPLGVEARVEEVDSSRCLLVPVLRAGLGFVDSFFEFLPKARVAHVGVARDHDTLEARVYLSSVPGNAFEYDHVFILDPMLATGNSSVKVLELLRETGYSTEKVVLVCGFAVETGIKQVTRKFPGVRIVTAAIDPVLNDLGYIVPGLGDAGDRLFLL is encoded by the coding sequence GTGAGTTCTGTAATTTTAGTGAGGCATCCTCTGGTAAGCGACCGGCTCAGGACTTTACGGGACCGGGAAACCGACACCGAGTTGTTCCGCAGGGCTTTGAGGGAACTGGGCCTGATTCTGGCCATTGAAGCGACCCGCCACCTGCCCACCAGGGAAACCGCCGTGGTTACACCCCTGGGTGTGGAGGCCCGGGTTGAAGAGGTGGATTCCTCCAGGTGCCTGTTGGTTCCGGTGCTGCGGGCGGGCCTGGGTTTTGTGGACAGCTTTTTTGAATTCCTGCCCAAGGCCAGGGTGGCCCACGTAGGCGTGGCCAGGGACCACGATACCCTGGAAGCGAGGGTTTATCTGAGTTCAGTGCCCGGCAATGCGTTTGAGTACGATCATGTATTTATCCTGGACCCCATGCTGGCCACCGGCAACAGCAGCGTAAAAGTTTTGGAACTGCTGCGGGAGACCGGTTACTCAACTGAAAAGGTAGTACTGGTTTGCGGGTTTGCCGTGGAGACCGGGATAAAACAGGTTACCCGGAAATTTCCCGGTGTCCGGATCGTAACGGCCGCCATAGACCCGGTGTTAAACGATCTCGGCTATATTGTGCCCGGCCTGGGGGACGCGGGAGACAGGCTCTTTTTGCTATAA
- a CDS encoding DUF47 domain-containing protein: protein MILKRKPDVFFEHFILIAKNLREAARLFRENVELLEDTETYAENIKLLEDRGDEYTHTIFKALNQTFITPLEREDIMLLTVKLDDVLDGMEACSDLLDIYRIKEPDPYMRLFARIVENCTDEIVEAVQLLAAKKLPDIHRHTFRINDLEKEADQLYRESLQVLFDENSDLKKIIQFKEIYEKMESILDCCEDVANALEGIIMRS, encoded by the coding sequence ATGATTCTAAAACGCAAGCCCGATGTCTTTTTTGAACACTTTATCCTGATTGCGAAAAACCTCAGGGAGGCCGCCAGGCTTTTCCGGGAAAACGTCGAGCTTCTGGAGGACACCGAAACCTACGCGGAAAACATTAAGCTCCTGGAAGACCGGGGTGACGAGTATACCCATACCATTTTTAAAGCGTTAAACCAGACTTTCATTACCCCGCTGGAACGGGAAGACATCATGTTGCTGACGGTAAAGCTGGACGACGTGCTGGACGGCATGGAAGCCTGCTCGGACCTGCTGGACATATACCGCATTAAAGAACCGGACCCGTACATGCGCCTTTTCGCCCGGATAGTGGAGAACTGCACGGATGAGATTGTTGAGGCCGTGCAACTGCTGGCTGCCAAAAAATTGCCCGATATCCACCGCCACACCTTCCGGATCAACGACCTGGAAAAAGAGGCGGACCAGCTCTACCGGGAAAGTTTGCAGGTCCTCTTTGACGAAAATAGCGATCTGAAAAAGATCATCCAGTTCAAGGAAATTTACGAAAAGATGGAATCTATTCTGGACTGTTGTGAAGACGTGGCTAACGCTCTGGAAGGCATCATCATGCGCAGCTAG
- a CDS encoding ATP-binding protein: protein MRRCVKCKGEPVINLKSTNAAFCKEHFIEYFLRQVTRAIKKYKMLAEGQQVLVAVSGGKDSMALWDALLSLGYRADGLHVDLGIGEYSKGSRLICERFAAGRRARLYVLSLVDTYGSNMQEIVRRTRRVSCSVCGTVKRYLMNLVVQQKGYQVVATGHNLDDETAALLGNLFGWQEGYLARQYPHLPSTHPRLPARIKPLVRLGELETEMYCQLRGIEYLADDCPLARGATSLAYKELINSLEEKMPGTRQRFLFGFWDRGRRNFTDDVPVELKDCSLCGQPTTAGTCLFCRLMQKAGIDPMIQPQVQEM, encoded by the coding sequence ATGCGGCGCTGTGTGAAATGCAAAGGGGAGCCGGTAATCAATCTTAAGTCGACCAATGCAGCTTTCTGTAAAGAACATTTTATCGAGTATTTTTTAAGGCAGGTAACCAGGGCCATCAAAAAATATAAAATGCTTGCCGAGGGGCAACAGGTGCTGGTTGCCGTTTCAGGCGGGAAGGACAGCATGGCCCTGTGGGATGCCCTTTTGTCCCTGGGGTACAGGGCGGACGGGTTGCACGTAGACCTGGGCATAGGAGAATATTCCAAAGGTTCCCGGTTAATTTGTGAAAGGTTTGCCGCCGGCCGGAGGGCCAGGTTGTACGTGCTTTCCCTTGTGGACACATACGGCAGCAATATGCAGGAAATTGTCCGGCGTACCCGCCGGGTGAGCTGTTCCGTCTGCGGCACAGTTAAAAGGTACCTGATGAACTTGGTGGTACAGCAAAAGGGTTACCAGGTGGTGGCCACGGGGCACAATCTGGACGACGAAACGGCGGCTTTGCTTGGCAATTTATTTGGCTGGCAGGAAGGTTATCTGGCGCGCCAGTATCCCCACCTGCCATCTACCCATCCCCGTCTTCCCGCCCGCATCAAACCGCTGGTCCGGCTGGGAGAGCTGGAGACGGAAATGTACTGCCAGTTAAGAGGTATTGAATATCTGGCAGATGACTGTCCCCTGGCCAGGGGAGCAACCTCTCTAGCTTATAAGGAATTAATTAATTCTCTGGAAGAAAAAATGCCCGGTACCAGGCAAAGGTTTCTCTTCGGTTTCTGGGACAGGGGGCGCAGGAATTTTACCGATGATGTACCAGTGGAATTAAAAGACTGTTCCCTGTGCGGCCAGCCGACCACGGCCGGCACCTGCCTATTTTGCCGCCTGATGCAAAAGGCAGGTATCGATCCCATGATCCAGCCACAGGTACAGGAGATGTAA
- a CDS encoding inorganic phosphate transporter: protein MPDPHLLLIFVVIVLALTFDFINGFHDTANAIATSISTKALRPRTAIILASAMNFVGAMTFTGVAKTIGGKIADPLSLSNGLVIVLAALLAASAWNLITWYYGLPSSSSHALIGSLTGAVIAAAGFTAVNFHGFINILEALIFSPLVAVGMGFAIMTLIKVVFRYAVPHRINRRFRMLQVFTAAFQAFSHGTNDAQKTMGIITFALVAGGFQSSLHVPFWVKLSAALAMALGTSVGGWRIIKTVGTRIIKLEPGSGFSADLSSALVILGATLLKLPVSTTHVISSSVIGVGTARRFSTVKWGTAQKIVLAWVVTLPVTAALAGLSYGLCTGISRLASVIF, encoded by the coding sequence GTGCCTGACCCTCACCTCTTGCTGATCTTCGTGGTAATCGTCCTGGCACTGACCTTTGACTTTATCAACGGTTTTCATGATACGGCCAACGCCATCGCTACTTCCATTTCCACCAAGGCTCTGAGGCCCCGCACGGCCATCATCCTGGCTTCGGCGATGAACTTTGTGGGGGCCATGACCTTCACGGGCGTGGCCAAGACCATCGGCGGCAAAATTGCCGATCCCTTAAGTCTGAGCAACGGTCTGGTTATTGTGCTGGCGGCTCTTCTGGCGGCCAGTGCCTGGAACCTGATCACCTGGTACTACGGTCTGCCCAGCAGTTCCTCCCACGCCCTGATTGGTTCCTTAACCGGCGCAGTGATCGCCGCCGCCGGTTTCACAGCGGTTAATTTTCACGGTTTCATTAATATCCTGGAAGCCCTGATTTTTTCCCCGCTTGTAGCTGTAGGCATGGGTTTTGCCATTATGACCTTAATCAAAGTAGTTTTCCGTTACGCCGTTCCCCACCGGATTAACCGGCGATTCCGCATGCTCCAGGTCTTTACCGCTGCATTCCAGGCCTTTTCCCACGGCACCAACGATGCCCAGAAAACCATGGGCATCATTACCTTTGCCCTGGTAGCCGGCGGTTTTCAAAGCTCACTTCACGTTCCTTTTTGGGTCAAGCTATCCGCCGCCCTGGCCATGGCGCTGGGTACCTCGGTGGGCGGCTGGAGGATCATCAAAACCGTCGGCACGCGCATCATCAAGCTGGAGCCCGGCAGCGGGTTTTCCGCCGACTTGAGTTCGGCCCTGGTGATCCTGGGAGCCACGTTATTAAAACTCCCCGTGAGCACGACCCACGTGATTTCTTCTTCGGTCATCGGTGTCGGTACGGCCAGGCGTTTTTCCACGGTCAAGTGGGGAACGGCACAAAAGATCGTCCTGGCCTGGGTGGTGACGCTGCCGGTGACTGCCGCTCTGGCGGGGTTGTCCTATGGGTTGTGCACTGGTATCAGCCGGCTGGCATCCGTTATTTTCTAA
- a CDS encoding thymidylate synthase family protein: MSEDIREYLEPVFIRARNLPEAWYLLLKKLFEIDAYTYFPEWGGGADEHGRCDNSRREFDFAVCQITHPWERPLCDILPPGLGIPAPPTTMDKIEEYFATYILNPYKAENESYTYGERICEQVDDLIRYYRTYGFDHVKGCIEIASPSDLARGKSLPCLRLIDTKIRMDRKAGVYRMHFYVYFRAWDLWGGFPVNMGGLQLFKEWLVEQIGPHPKTGIPLEDGEMIVMSKSLNVRGHMEPYARARVGL, encoded by the coding sequence ATGTCTGAAGATATTAGGGAATATCTTGAGCCAGTTTTTATTAGAGCCAGGAACCTGCCTGAAGCCTGGTACCTGCTTTTAAAAAAGCTGTTTGAAATTGACGCCTATACATATTTCCCCGAGTGGGGCGGCGGCGCGGACGAGCACGGCCGGTGCGACAACAGCCGGCGGGAGTTTGATTTCGCAGTCTGCCAGATCACCCACCCCTGGGAGCGACCGCTCTGCGATATCCTGCCGCCCGGACTGGGTATTCCGGCTCCCCCTACCACGATGGACAAGATCGAGGAGTACTTTGCCACCTATATCCTGAACCCGTACAAAGCGGAAAACGAGTCGTACACTTACGGCGAACGCATCTGCGAGCAGGTGGACGACCTGATTCGCTACTACCGCACCTATGGATTTGACCACGTGAAGGGGTGCATAGAAATCGCTTCTCCGTCCGATCTGGCCAGAGGTAAATCCCTGCCCTGCCTCAGGCTGATTGACACCAAAATCCGCATGGATAGAAAGGCCGGCGTTTACCGGATGCACTTTTACGTCTACTTCCGGGCCTGGGATTTGTGGGGCGGGTTCCCGGTTAACATGGGCGGCCTGCAGTTGTTCAAAGAATGGTTGGTTGAGCAGATAGGCCCCCACCCCAAAACGGGTATCCCCCTGGAAGACGGGGAAATGATCGTCATGTCCAAGAGCCTCAATGTGCGCGGCCACATGGAACCCTACGCCCGTGCCAGGGTCGGCCTTTAA
- the uraA gene encoding uracil permease, whose amino-acid sequence MNGREIQVEERLPLLQTLPLSLQHLFAMFGATVLVPVLFKINPATVLLFNGIGTLLYLAVCKGRIPAYLGSSFAFISPVFVVLSKYSYSDALGGFVAVGLFFTAVALLIGAVGTRWIDVVFPAAAMGAIVAVIGLELAPVAAQMAGLVGEPGKPYVPDPKAITVSMFTLGVTILGSVVFRGFMAIIPVLFGVVAGYILSFFMGLVNTDMIRSAPWFAFPDLYFPTFNPAAVAIILPAALVVIAEHIGHLFVTSNIVGRDLARDPGLNRSLLGNGLSTLLSGFFGSTPNTTYGENIGVMAVTRVYSVWVIGGAAVMAIVLSFVGKLAAAIQSIPVPVMGGISLLLFGVIAASGIRMLVESKVDYSKVRNLILTSVVLIVGISGARIELGAVSLKGMGLATVVSILLSLVFKLLDLLGLTRE is encoded by the coding sequence GTGAACGGGAGAGAAATACAGGTTGAAGAAAGATTGCCCCTGCTTCAGACCCTGCCGCTCAGCCTGCAGCACCTTTTCGCCATGTTCGGTGCTACCGTGCTGGTGCCGGTACTCTTTAAAATAAACCCGGCCACCGTCTTATTGTTTAACGGCATCGGTACTCTCCTTTATTTGGCCGTCTGCAAGGGCCGCATCCCGGCCTACCTCGGCTCCAGTTTTGCTTTTATTTCACCGGTCTTTGTAGTTTTGTCCAAATACAGTTACAGCGATGCCCTGGGTGGCTTTGTAGCCGTGGGCCTGTTCTTTACCGCCGTGGCCCTGTTAATCGGCGCGGTGGGTACCAGGTGGATTGACGTGGTGTTTCCCGCTGCGGCCATGGGGGCCATAGTGGCCGTCATCGGTCTTGAGCTGGCGCCGGTGGCCGCGCAGATGGCCGGGCTGGTCGGAGAGCCCGGCAAGCCCTATGTTCCAGACCCGAAGGCAATCACCGTATCCATGTTTACCCTGGGGGTGACCATCCTGGGATCGGTGGTCTTCAGGGGGTTCATGGCGATTATTCCGGTCCTGTTTGGGGTAGTGGCTGGTTATATCCTTTCCTTTTTCATGGGCCTGGTCAATACCGACATGATCCGCAGCGCCCCCTGGTTCGCCTTTCCCGACCTTTATTTCCCAACCTTCAACCCGGCCGCCGTAGCCATCATCCTGCCGGCAGCGCTGGTGGTGATAGCCGAACACATCGGTCACCTCTTTGTGACCAGCAATATCGTGGGCAGGGACCTGGCCAGAGACCCAGGTTTAAACCGCTCCCTGCTCGGCAATGGTCTTTCAACGTTGCTTTCGGGCTTTTTCGGATCCACCCCAAACACCACTTACGGCGAGAATATAGGGGTAATGGCCGTCACCAGGGTTTACAGCGTCTGGGTGATCGGGGGGGCCGCAGTTATGGCCATTGTTCTTTCTTTCGTCGGCAAGCTTGCCGCGGCCATCCAGAGCATCCCGGTGCCGGTTATGGGCGGCATTTCCCTGCTGCTCTTCGGTGTGATTGCCGCTTCCGGGATCCGGATGCTGGTGGAATCGAAGGTTGATTACAGCAAGGTCCGCAACTTGATCCTGACCTCGGTGGTGCTGATTGTCGGGATCAGCGGTGCCCGGATTGAACTGGGGGCCGTGAGCCTGAAGGGAATGGGTCTTGCCACCGTTGTTTCGATTTTGCTCAGTCTCGTTTTTAAACTGCTGGACCTGCTCGGCCTGACAAGGGAATAA